Proteins from a single region of Apium graveolens cultivar Ventura chromosome 7, ASM990537v1, whole genome shotgun sequence:
- the LOC141671559 gene encoding xyloglucan-specific galacturonosyltransferase 1-like, which produces MALSLSKKRAKYSKRAAKELGFFQFILSKLLSRLPLTLLLLVLVFLWSSTTTIISGHIVHVCVSSRKLNSLYCLSAGAQPNFDIPLPLINASSVDDHKLAVSIRGSVPSVDIKNNATLVTQEIASYVVQENNIDDHKLKVSIRENGPVDINDDKVLVTKDIPGYNVQENNKNLIVNNIVHNNNNTLSEFESAVKVVEEHLQVHRSWRSNSSSLTTCDGRGVYVYDLPPKFNKDLVAQCSDMSPWLDFCQFFRNEALGEPIPKLGKAWYNTHQYSLEPIFHSRVMKHPCRVYNENEAKLFYVPFYGGLDILRWHFKNASPDVKDTLALDLVEWLKLQKPWALNSGKDHVFVLGKVSWDFRRRDDSPWGSTFLNLEEMQNPIKLLIERQPWHVNDIGIPHPTYFHPHSDEDIISWQFKIIQSSRNNLVSFAGGARPDSPDSIRSVLINQCTLARTGTCKFQNCSSGGCDQPESIIELFLESEFCLQPPGDSPTRKSVFDSLISGCIPVFFDPFTAYYQYSWHLPEDHGKYSMFIDQEEVRKSKVNVVEWLMKIPKKARDDMRRYIVYELLPGLVYGDSSSDFEQFQDAFSITTNNLLEKVTRLG; this is translated from the coding sequence ATGGCCCTTTCACTGTCTAAGAAAAGAGCAAAATATTCGAAAAGAGCTGCAAAAGAGCTTGGTTTCTTTCAATTCATCCTTTCCAAGTTACTCTCTCGACTTCCATTAACGCTTCTTCTTTTGGTTCTTGTTTTCCTCTGGTCTTCTACCACCACCATCATCTCTGGTCACATTGTCCATGTATGCGTATCGTCGAGAAAGCTCAACAGTCTGTATTGCCTTTCTGCTGGTGCACAACCTAATTTTGATATCCCTCTTCCACTCATTAATGCTAGTTCTGTTGATGATCATAAACTTGCAGTTAGCATACGAGGAAGTGTTCCTAGTGTTGATATCAAGAACAACGCAACTCTTGTTACGCAAGAGATTGCCAGTTATGTTGTTCAAGAGAACAATATTGATGATCATAAACTCAAAGTGAGCATACGAGAGAATGGTCCTGTTGACATCAATGACGACAAGGTTCTTGTCACAAAAGATATTCCTGGTTATAATGTTCAAGAGAACAACAAAAACCTTATTGTTAACAACATTGTTCATAACAATAATAATACGCTTTCAGAGTTTGAATCTGCAGTGAAGGTGGTGGAAGAGCATCTGCAAGTGCATCGATCATGGAGATCAAATTCAAGTAGCCTCACAACATGTGATGGCAGAGGGGTTTATGTGTATGATTTGCCACCAAAGTTTAACAAGGATTTGGTAGCTCAGTGTAGTGATATGTCTCCTTGGTTGGATTTCTGTCAATTTTTCAGGAATGAGGCACTGGGAGAGCCTATACCGAAGCTTGGAAAAGCCTGGTACAACACTCATCAGTATTCTCTGGAACCAATTTTTCATTCCAGGGTTATGAAGCATCCTTGTAGAGTTTATAATGAAAATGAAGCCAAGCTATTCTATGTTCCATTCTATGGTGGGTTAGACATCTTGAGATGGCATTTCAAGAATGCCTCTCCTGATGTTAAGGATACTTTGGCATTGGACCTGGTAGAATGGCTTAAACTGCAGAAACCATGGGCTTTAAACTCAGGCAAAGATCATGTCTTTGTTTTGGGTAAAGTTTCATGGGATTTTCGGAGAAGGGATGATTCTCCATGGGGAAGTACATTTTTGAATCTTGAAGAAATGCAAAACCCGATAAAGCTACTGATTGAAAGGCAACCTTGGCATGTTAATGACATTGGAATCCCACATCCTACCTACTTCCATCCTCACTCCGATGAAGATATCATCTCGTGGCAATTCAAGATCATCCAATCAAGCCGAAACAACCTCGTTAGCTTTGCAGGAGGTGCAAGACCAGATTCTCCAGACAGTATAAGATCAGTGCTGATCAACCAATGCACTTTAGCAAGAACTGGAACATGCAAGTTTCAGAATTGTAGTTCAGGAGGTTGTGATCAGCCTGAATCCATCATCGAACTATTCTTGGAATCTGAATTTTGCTTACAACCTCCTGGTGACAGTCCAACTAGAAAATCTGTATTTGATTCTCTAATATCAGGCTGCATTCCTGTGTTTTTTGATCCTTTCACAGCTTACTATCAATATTCATGGCATTTGCCTGAGGATCACGGAAAGTATTCAATGTTTATAGATCAAGAAGAGGTGAGAAAGTCGAAGGTGAATGTGGTAGAGTGGCTAATGAAGATACCTAAGAAGGCCAGGGATGACATGAGGAGGTATATAGTGTATGAATTGTTGCCAGGATTGGTGTATGGAGATTCAAGTTCAGATTTTGAACAGTTTCAAGATGCCTTCTCTATAACAACGAATAATCTCCTTGAGAAGGTGACCAGACTGGGTTAA
- the LOC141672245 gene encoding putative phospholipid hydroperoxide glutathione peroxidase has protein sequence MASELSSVQSIHDFTVKDGKGNDVELSKYKGKVLLIVNVASQCGLTTSNYTELAELYQKYKDQGLEILAFPCNQFNGQEPGSNEEIENFVCTRFKAEYPILSKVDVNGSDAAPFYKYLKSVKGDEIEWNFAKFLVDKDGKLVERYAPTTTPLTFENDIKKVLGVA, from the exons ATGGCCAGTGAATTAAGCAGTGTGCAATCCATCCATGACTTCACTGTCAAG GATGGCAAGGGTAATGATGTAGAGCTAAGCAAGTACAAGGGCAAAGTTTTGTTGATTGTCAATGTTGCATCTCAATG TGGCCTTACCACTTCAAACTATACAGAGTTGGCAGAGTTGTACCAGAAGTACAAGGATCAAG GACTAGAGATTCTTGCATTTCCATGCAACCAGTTTAATGGACAGGAGCCTGGGTCTAATGAAGAAATTGAAAACTTTGTCTGCACTCGTTTCAAAGCTGAATATCCTATCCTCAGTAAG GTTGATGTGAATGGATCAGATGCTGCTCCGTTTTACAAGTACCTCAAGTCTGTCAAAGGGGATGAAATTGAATGGAATTTTGCCAAGTTTTTAGTCGATAAAGATGGCAAACTTGTTGAACGTTATGCTCCCACAACCACTCCGCTTACCTTTGAG AATGATATCAAGAAAGTTTTAGGAGTCGCTTGA